One Scyliorhinus canicula chromosome 9, sScyCan1.1, whole genome shotgun sequence DNA segment encodes these proteins:
- the LOC119971694 gene encoding cytochrome b ascorbate-dependent protein 3-like — protein MKSSSVFYLFYSLSLLFGLLCIIFVTIWSKSYRGGFAWDGTVKMFNWHPVCMVTGLVVLYGNATLVYRLPFTWSSNKLILKFVHATLNLGALSLAVIGLLAAFGFHNKMHIPNLYSMHSWVGFAAVILFGLQWLLGFLAFLLPCTSPWLRAAYKDLHVFFGLCILPMTIAASLTGINEKLMFVLNAPNSTAPYKKLPPEAYLANTLGVLLLCFSLTVAWMLLKRDWQRPNVRTSALSDATEPLLTEN, from the exons ATGAAGAGCAGCAGTGTGTTTTATCTTTTCTACTCCTTGTCTCTCCTCTTTGGTCTACTTTGTATAATATTTGTGACTATCTGGAGTAAGAGCTACAGGGGAGGCTTTGCATGGGATGGAACAGTGAAGATGTTTAATTGGCATCCTGTCTGCATGGTGACTGGGCTTGTTGTCCTTTATGGGAATG CAACTCTTGTATACAGGTTGCCCTTCACCTGGTCCAGCAACAAGTTGATACTAAAGTTTGTTCATGCTACATTGAACCTTGGTGCATTGTCTCTAGCTGTCATTGGGTTACTAGCAGCATTTGGGTTCCACAATAAGATGCACATCCCCAACTTGTATTCTATGCATAGTTGGGTGGGGTTTGCAGCAGTCATTCTCTTTGGTTTGCAG TGGCTGCTGGGATTCCTGGCTTTTTTGTTGCCTTGCACATCCCCTTGGCTTCGAGCTGCTTACAAAGACCTGCATGTCTTCTTTGGACTTtgtatcttaccaatgaccattGCTGCATCTCTGACAGGGATTAATGAAAAGTTGATGTTTGTGCT CAATGCTCCAAACTCAACTGCTCCCTATAAGAAGCTTCCACCTGAGGCATATTTGGCCAACACTTTGGGAGTGTTACTGTTGTGTTTTTCATTGACTGTAGCCTGGATGCTTCTTAAACGTGATTGGCAGCGACCGAATGTACGCACATCTGCACTCAGCGATGCCACTGAG CCACTTCTGACTGAGAACTAA